The following DNA comes from Anopheles arabiensis isolate DONGOLA chromosome 3, AaraD3, whole genome shotgun sequence.
agggggagaaaGAGAATGCAGTTGCAatttctcacacacatactctctTCTCCGCACGTAACGATGTAGTTTTGGGGTGAGAGAATGTAGAGCCTTCTCTCAGCAGGGGTTCAATtattgaaatggaaaatttgaACCAATGAACTGTGAATTTGAGTAAAAACGGgcacaataaattataaagtgaggaaattttaaatttataaccTCGGGTACAATATTTTAACCATGTTACATTCCTCCCTCCCAACGGTGCTTTGCTGGAAGCGGTCAACGTATCGCTATGACGTCATGGGAACGTAAAACATCCATTTCGTTCTCGCCGTTTTGTGCACGGTGGGCTACAGCTGGTGGTCATAAATGAGAGTTGAACTACTCCTTCACTGGAGAATGCTATTAACAACATCACAATACAGTACCCAATATTAAATACTCCTCTACTTCGGAATAGGACCTAGATCATACGCTGGCGACCTCTACCATATTAATGGAAAAGCTGGTCCTAAGACACTAAACTCTGCAGACGCTACTGCAATGTCGATTAGCCGAGGTTTAAAGAATCAACAACCCTAACaactttttaaatattattatcaaatagtttgaaattaaaaacaaataaatcaatcaccGACTTTTGCTTCAAATGTTTGTCtacttttcattattttttgccTATAAAACAAGCTTTTTGTTCAGACAAGGAAACTATGTAGAAGAATTATGCTAAAATTAGTTATTTCGCACTGCACAGTCAATAATTTAGTGAACAGTAGCTAACGACTGAAGTGCTCATTTTGAAAGATGAACAGCTAACACGAAATTCTGGGTATAATAAATACCATGAAAATTCGCTGAAACTATTTAGATACAAAATATTacataaatttataaaacctAAGACGATTAGCGGGGACGGGTTGTATTCCTTTGGAAGTATCTTCTTATTATCAAAAACGTATTACACTTGCCGACATCCAATTTGGGTTGGAAAATTCTTTTGatgtttcgttttaattttcaaaacataaaaatgctcTGAAAGTAATTTTTACGAATTTTAGTTACCAAttgagaaataaaattaatatttatttagaaGAAAGTATGCAAATGCATTTGATTTTAGTATAAATTTAGGAAGTTCTACAATGAGTAACAACAAGACACAAGAAGATCGTTGAATAGGGTAAAGGTCGACCTAGTATGTTTTCAGCTTTTGGATGGCAAAACTGGtaaattttgttaaatttactGCAGTATTTGGTATTTAAACTTTTGGATTGAAGTGTACTATTACTGATCATGGAATACAGTGGCGCCATCTCTCGGATTGTAGGGGAAATGGCCTGAACTACTAATAAGACCCCAAAATAACTgttatactttttttaaattatttctttgatTTGATAAATTCAGAATCTCTCATTTACCCTATAGTGCAACCCCACCACACTCTTCCCCAACGCTCTAACCACCCCAAAAGGCaataggcacacacacaaaaatctcTGTTTTGTTCTCTCTCGTCTAACACTTCGTTTCCCTAATGATCAGCCCGTTCCTTTCCCTCTACGTTGCTGAGTGGGCACTGGACAGTTAAAAaattctctcactctcgctctcaaCCGTTAGAAGAGGAGCAACTCTTTCTGCTCCTCTTCTCCAGGCTGGAAAGGCAAAGCACCCCTAGAACCCTAGAAAGGGTGATAAAGGGGGGATGCTTCACTCGCTGGTCAAAACACACCGTTCGCTCTGAGAAGAAATGAGCGAACATAAAGCCCCCCCCCACTTTTTCCTCCACTCTCCCTCCTTCACCCACAGAGCGACCGAGTCGGCGCATGTAAGTGTGTTTGGCTTGACATTGAACTTGAGACGCCATTTCCCAAACATACAACacgggctgtgtgtgtgtatatgtgtatctCTCGTTGTGGGGGgagttttgttattgttattgcttCCCGTGCTATTGCCGGAAAAGGTacgtccatgtgtgtgtgtgtgtgtgtgtatgcgttaaAATTTGGTCCCACTAATAAGGCAgatacacacaacaacagtGCGGGTATTCGCTTCGGTCCCAAAACACGGTCCCAGCCGCCCTGggtcccagcagcagcaccagcacggaCCCCGGGTTAGTGGTGGGTTAGTGGTGGGAGGATGAATTTTCACACAGTGAATGAAAACGTCCCAAGAAAGTGTTTGGGCTCCCTTTTTCTTCTGACcagcgagagtgtgtgtgagttttccCTTATCTAACCGGAAAAACGGGCAGTAAAGTGTTGGCCATAGTTGTTGGTGGAACCCCGGGTCCCGGCGCAGTTAAAACGGAGGCGATGGAAAGGTGTGAAAAAGGACCACAGTTTAGTGATTTGGTGCAGCTtgttgtgtgtggctgtgtgtgtggtgcaattTGCACCTGTGTGTCGTGAAAAATTACAATTACAACTTCCTTCAACAGTCTCTAAAATTGAGTAAAGTCTTTTAATCGAGGTGCTTAAGCAAAAACGCAATTgtggaaaaaacaacattttctccctctgagtgtgtgtgtatgtgtgtttaaaaattgtgcaaaaaaaggatttcCGCCTACTAATTTCCCGTCACATAAAATATGAACCGTTTAACCAGCAAATCGATATcgcccaccaccatcagcagtgGATGGGAGGGTTGCACCGTTACAGGTAAAGCTATTATGGCCCTTGTGAATtactgttgctgcttttttacATTCTCTTACTGTCTTTTtttggtacaaaaaaaagataacaaatATGATAAGATAGCGCACGAGAGTTGGGGGGACTATTGCTGATGCCATTCCATTAAATATTAGAAGAAAAATTGGAGTTTTGAAAGGTGCAAAGTGGAAAACGggattatttaattaaactaaattatttaaaagagaaatactaagcaaaacaaagggaaatttaaacaaaaaaaagcaaaaacgaatGTTAAAAAAGTAGAAAACTCTACAAAACCCTTGTTTGGACAATTTCtcaaagaaatctacaccccTTTTTTAAAAACAGGCATTCGAGCGCTCGTTCGGTCCATTATTTTCCAGCTCTTTCGAACCGGGTGCCTTTATCATTGCTACTATCTCTACTTACATCGTTTCTTGCTTCCGCCGCTCCGCCTCTTCAGTCATCACCTTACACCTTATgtcttcattaaaaaaaaccttagcAAACAATCGACTAATCGACCGGCTTCAGCGTGATAAACCGGGACAGCACCAACACGACGGCAATGGTGGCCAGCACGAAGCAGACGGCAAACATGTAGAAGCTCTCCTCGGTAAACACGTCGGTAAAGGCCGGTATCTGGTGGTACCAGTTCTCGATGATCGCCATGTGGCCGCCCTTCAGCTTCTTGTGCGGCATGGTTTGATGAGCTGGTTTGCTgacgtcctttttttttagcgccgtttgccaccaccacccgctcCGCCTGCCTTCTTTTCCGACTTGGTCTTGACCACGCTGGTGGCGATTTCCTTCGGCGCCAGTGCGCTCACGTGCTTGTTGCAGAGCTTGAGCAGCTCGAGCGTGGACAGGTTGGCGCTGCTCAGCTCAATCTTTTTCAGCTTTGCTTCAGCTAGGGATGGTAGTAGAGGAAAAGGGAGCATTAGGATTGTTTTGAAAGGGTGGAACAGTACGCTTAACAATTACCCTGCACCGATGGTATTAGCTGGAAGACGATGGATGGGGGCCTTCGATCGCACACGACCTCTGTCTTGAGCAGGCAGGTTGGATTGGTCTGCGATATCTTCGGGGCGGAAAGATGGTGCACAAATTCTCTGCAAAAAGTAATGTGGAAATGAATTcagtttaattaaatgtttttgttcgtcAACATCATTCTGGTCGCGCATTCTTCTCGAACGTTCTGGATTCGCTCTCACAAGCTGCAAAACCCTGCCGCTaatgctctttctctcacacacgtgcttgtttttttttttcttctccctctGCCTTTACAGACACGGCGCACGATTGAGGCGAGGAGGCGGCAATGTCCACCGAACGGGAACTGACTCCCGGAACAACGCAGCAGCTGCACCCACTGTCCTACTCGGATATGGCCACACACATTCAACTGAACGGAGTAATAATGGGCAAATCATTCAATGGTAAGCTGCCGTCCTTCCTTCCTATTCCCTCCGGCCGTGGCCTACTAAATACCTTCCCGTCGTCCTATCTCTTCGCCTGAGAATGGCTACATTTGTCCGAACCTACTGTTGCGCCCGTTCTGCTGTTCCGATTGCGATTCCTTCACCCTTCCTTACATTGTGTAATGCTGCAGCTGCTCACTTCTAATCGGGGGTTTTTCAAACTTTAATCAGCCTCAAAACCGTACCCTAAAATTATATGGAAAACTCGGTGCCTCGGTCGTACTGCGTTCCTCTGCCTTAGCTGTTCGTTCTCAAAATACACATCACCCACCGACGACGGCGTTTCGCGTTTCTCTCGCCCTGTGACAGACGCGTGCGCATTGGCCACTTTCCGGGAGCGGGCCATTTTGCATTTGGGGCGCGTTTGCGAGTCGTAGGATGGAACTGGCGGGGCGGGATGGGCAGCTGGATCACTGGTTACGGCTCTTACCTCGTTGGAACGGCACTCTCGTCGAACGGGTCGAAGGTGGCCGTAATGCGCTGCACACCCTTCAGATTGACCAGTTTCAGCTGCTTGCCGATGGCCGATACGATGCCACCCGACCGCCGGAATGCTCCACCGACCTTGATGGACATCGTTACGCTGGAGGAAGTTTAATTGTTGCACTCCCTACAGAaatggttgttgtttgccgACTGCGTGTGCGGCAAGTTTCATAACAATTCTCGTTGTGCAAGGGTTGACGTTTTGGAGCTCGGACTCGTGTTCGAAAATGATGTTCGAACTTGGGTTAGGCAGTGCTCTAGCGATTTGTCGCATGAGACAAATGGTGCGTCACGGACGAATGTTGCATaggttttttcttgttttataaaattaaaataaatcaaaaatacTAAATTTATTGTGGTGGTCATTTAGATAcagaaaatttattttaagaaaagagttcaaataaaaatagtcGCGAAGATACGCGGATCTTCTCATACGCGTATTCGGAGTTACGCATCTTTCtaaatttgccattttttaaCTCATTgtcaaggaccgtaaagataacaggtcaagttataagcccgttttgacagctagatggaagaagaatcgacgaagaaaactgacagttagttttccgcttttggcgaacgcttcaagttctcgaaggaaaatttccattttaaatcacggactgtgttctaataaactaaaatacagggttttcaatgatattattgacgtgttcagcgagttgttgattcgttcgggcatataattgacactttcagcgagatattgaattgttcggaagcaggcgttgacaagttcGGCGATActatagagctgtcactttcgtaccccttggactgcagcttggatcattctcatcagaaggtaaacaaacggttttcgtaaaaatatgtttgttttaactaattcatgaattaaacagcttgggaaatgattattagctacttttaggacttttaaggatgaaaaattgaaccctgcggcacagtgtgtaaacaaaacaaatgacagctctacagaatcgctgaacatgtcaacgcctgcttccgaacaattcaatatctcgctgaaagtgtcaattatatgcccgaacgaatcaacaactcgctgaacatgtcaataatatcattgaaaaccctgtattcacccaaattgatctccaccaaatattgaccatgcaaaacgtaaacaatccatcaatacatatacaagcggaaaaccatctgtcaaaatcggagcccaggggggggatcgccaaaagcgctataaccACACctattatacattccaccttgctcattgtactgatttgacacatcaattttcAAATGTCAAATACTTTGCCTTTCGATCGAAcgttaaaaacaaatttaaaaggTTGAAAACTGGTaaattcagtcagaatcaaatcaaataactaaataaatgGCTAAAACCACCTCCTACGTGCAAAATTCCACCAAAACTAGTGgaattttggctggaaatcacgagatttgACATACGCGAAAATTCTAGGGGAAATTTACGAAAATGTTCAGGGTGTTTACAGCGGCACTCACAGTCAAATAACAGCTCCACAATATGCTTGACAAACTCCCCTTATTCTGTTGCAACACTCCCTTACACTGCTTCTAGGCGACCGTTCAATAGTCTGTTCAACGAGAAAGTATACGTTtgagtgcaaaaactaattttcaaaacaagaaaaaaaacaaagctgtGTAAGAAAGATTTTTTTCGTCATAGCACTAAtatattgaataatttatgcttttttgtgttttttttaaataagattttgttcatttttatcTGGACGATTGCCCCACGATTTCTTGTAGAAAGTAAATGTGTATCATGTGTATGAAGCTTGTCTGATGTGTCGTGTCTGGT
Coding sequences within:
- the LOC120903744 gene encoding uncharacterized protein LOC120903744, giving the protein MPHKKLKGGHMAIIENWYHQIPAFTDVFTEESFYMFAVCFVLATIAVVLVLSRFITLKPVD
- the LOC120903743 gene encoding uncharacterized protein LOC120903743 isoform X2; translated protein: MSIKVGGAFRRSGGIVSAIGKQLKLVNLKGVQRITATFDPFDESAVPTREFVHHLSAPKISQTNPTCLLKTEVVCDRRPPSIVFQLIPSVQAEAKLKKIELSSANLSTLELLKLCNKHVSALAPKEIATSVVKTKSEKKAGGAGGGGKRR
- the LOC120903743 gene encoding uncharacterized protein LOC120903743 isoform X1, translated to MARSRKVANAHASVTGREKRETPSSVGDVYFENEQLRQRNAVRPRHRVFHIILGEFVHHLSAPKISQTNPTCLLKTEVVCDRRPPSIVFQLIPSVQAEAKLKKIELSSANLSTLELLKLCNKHVSALAPKEIATSVVKTKSEKKAGGAGGGGKRR